A single region of the Erythrobacter sp. genome encodes:
- a CDS encoding ABC transporter ATP-binding protein, which yields MAAHNPTYGDRISLVKFFRRFFEILKPEGNFYWLAIVYGIGISLLSLATPISVQMLINTVANTALTAPLIMLSLTLFGLLMLSGLLYALRVHLMELFARRFYARMVAEIALISVHAQNPFFNDANRGSLFNRYFDVINVQIAAPVLFINGFTVVLQIVVGFILVSLYHPLFLLFTLVMAGLIWVIWAVWGSKAIRTGIDLSHAKHATAAWVETIGGSNGFFKSQRRIDYAFDRTNDFTANYLTERKRHFRQHFSQTISFLVLYALASAVLLGLGGWLVIQGQLTLGQLVAAELVLSVAFFGVAQLGTYLTYFYDLCAAIEELSLFYDVQQEEPAGADPIHGDDHTLVFEGVRGHARHEEVEFNLEIPSGAIVMAAASHHGIQRLFTNLLKMHELPQSGFATMGGIDLMNIEAHNLRKNIHVLDRPTFVGMTIREYLALSCPESATKRMIGALETVGLVDTISTFEKGLDTPIASTGYPLSSVELQQLKLANALLEQPRVLVLSRLFDLLDEENLARAVTELREQAYTTVICFSNRRIDLGFDRFLYLEAKQQRYFADFEDFCLAVNQKPPRRPGGPRLLKAEGTSGTANVVGE from the coding sequence ATGGCAGCCCATAACCCAACCTATGGCGATCGCATCTCGCTGGTGAAGTTCTTTCGCCGGTTCTTCGAGATCCTGAAGCCCGAAGGCAATTTCTACTGGCTCGCGATCGTCTACGGGATCGGGATCAGCCTGCTCTCGCTGGCGACCCCGATTTCGGTGCAGATGCTGATCAACACGGTCGCCAACACCGCGCTGACTGCGCCGCTCATCATGCTGTCGCTGACGCTGTTCGGCCTCCTGATGCTTTCGGGCCTGCTCTATGCCTTGCGCGTCCACCTGATGGAGCTGTTCGCGCGGCGTTTCTATGCCCGCATGGTGGCGGAGATCGCGCTGATTTCGGTCCACGCGCAGAACCCCTTCTTCAACGACGCCAATCGCGGCTCGCTGTTCAACCGATATTTCGACGTCATCAACGTCCAGATCGCCGCGCCCGTGCTGTTCATCAACGGCTTCACCGTGGTGCTGCAGATCGTGGTGGGCTTCATCCTCGTCTCGCTCTACCACCCGCTGTTCCTGCTTTTCACACTGGTGATGGCCGGGCTGATCTGGGTGATCTGGGCGGTATGGGGAAGCAAGGCGATCCGCACAGGGATCGACCTCAGCCATGCCAAGCACGCGACCGCCGCCTGGGTCGAGACGATCGGCGGGTCGAACGGGTTTTTCAAATCGCAGCGCCGGATCGACTACGCCTTCGACCGGACGAATGATTTCACCGCCAATTACCTGACCGAGCGCAAGCGGCATTTCCGCCAGCATTTCTCGCAGACGATCTCCTTCCTCGTGCTCTACGCCCTGGCGAGCGCGGTGCTGCTGGGTCTCGGCGGGTGGCTGGTGATCCAGGGCCAGCTCACGCTCGGCCAGCTGGTCGCCGCCGAGCTGGTGCTGTCGGTCGCCTTCTTCGGGGTCGCGCAGCTCGGCACCTACCTCACCTATTTCTACGACCTGTGCGCCGCGATCGAGGAATTGTCGCTGTTCTACGACGTGCAGCAGGAAGAACCCGCCGGCGCCGACCCGATCCACGGCGACGATCACACCCTTGTCTTCGAAGGCGTGCGCGGCCATGCCCGGCACGAGGAAGTCGAATTCAACCTCGAAATCCCCTCCGGTGCGATCGTCATGGCCGCGGCGAGCCATCACGGGATCCAGCGGCTGTTCACCAATCTCCTGAAGATGCACGAGCTTCCCCAGAGCGGCTTCGCCACGATGGGCGGGATCGACCTGATGAACATCGAGGCGCACAATCTTCGCAAGAACATCCACGTGCTCGACCGGCCGACCTTCGTGGGCATGACGATCCGCGAATACCTCGCCCTGTCCTGCCCCGAAAGCGCGACGAAGCGGATGATCGGCGCGCTCGAGACGGTCGGGCTGGTCGACACGATCTCGACCTTCGAGAAGGGGCTCGACACCCCGATCGCCTCGACCGGCTACCCGCTCTCCTCGGTCGAATTGCAGCAATTGAAGCTTGCCAACGCCCTGCTCGAACAACCGCGCGTGCTGGTCCTCTCCCGCCTGTTCGACCTGCTCGACGAGGAGAACCTGGCCCGCGCCGTCACCGAACTGCGCGAACAGGCATACACCACCGTCATCTGCTTCTCGAACCGGCGGATCGACCTCGGTTTCGACCGCTTCCTCTACCTCGAGGCGAAGCAGCAGCGCTATTTCGCCGATTTCGAGGATTTCTGCCTCGCCGTGAACCAGAAACCGCCGCGCCGCCCCGGCGGGCCGCGCCTGCTCAAGGCCGAAGGCACCAGCGGCACGGCGAACGTGGTGGGAGAATAG